One Salmo salar unplaced genomic scaffold, Ssal_v3.1, whole genome shotgun sequence genomic window, tgaggcctgaaacacagagagagagagagagagagagagagagagagagagagacgccgagtgaggcctgaaacacagagacagagagacgccgAGTGAggcctgaaacacagagagagagagagagacgccgagtgaggcctgaaacacagagagagagagagagacgccgagtgaggcctgaaacacagagagagagagagagagagaacgccgagtgaggcctgaaacacagagagagagagagagacggatgaggcctgaaacacagagagagagagagagacgccgattgaggcctgaaacacagagagagagagagagagacgccgagtgaggcctgaaacacacacacagagagagagagacagagagacagagagacagagagagagagagagagagagagacgccgagTGAGGCCtgaaacacgagagagagagagagagacgccgagTGAGGCctgaaacacaggagagagagagagagacgccgagTGAggcctgaaacacacagagagagagagagagacgccgagtgaggcctgaaacacagagagagagagagagacgccgagTGAggcctgaaacacacagagagagagagagacgccgagtgaggcctgaaacacagagagagagagagagacgccgagtgaggcctgaaacacagagagagagagagagacgccgagtgaggcctgaaacacagagagagagagagagacgccgagtgaggcctgaaacacagagagagagagagagacgccgagtgaggcctgaaacacagagagagagagagagagagagagagagagagagagagagacgccgagtgaggcctgaaacacagagagagagagagacgccgagtgaggcctgaaacacagagagagagagagacgccgagTGAggcctgaaacacacagagagagagagagagagacgccgagTGAggcctgaaacacacagagagagagagagagacgccgagtgaggcctgaaacacagagagagagagagagacgccgagtgaggcctgaaacacagagagagagagagagacgccgagtgaggcctgaaacacagagagagagagagagacgccgagtgaggcctgaaacacacacacagagagagagacagagagagagagagagagagagagagagagagaggccgagtgTACCTTGCGTGTGATTGCGTAGTGCCCCTTCATGGCGTTGAGGCTCCATTTGATGTCCTGACAGGAAATCATCCTGAAGTCTCCCATCAAGAGGTCAGCTGCCTGCATCGCCGCCTCCGGACCCACCTGACCCAACGACCCGTAGTCAAACAGGTCCTCTGcagactacacacagagagacagggttaacacacagagacagggctaacatacagagagacagggctaacacacagagagacagggctaacacacagagagacagggctaacacacagagagagacagggctaacacagagagagacagggctaacacacagagagagacaggactaacacacagagagagacaggactaacacacagagagacagggttaacacacagagagacaggactaacacacagagagacaggactaacacacagagagacagggctaacacagagagagacagggctaacacagagagagacagggctaacacacagagagacagggctaacacagagagagagacagggctaacacagagagagacagggctaacacacagagagagacagggctaacacacagagagacagggctaacacacagagagacagggctaacacacagagagacagggctaacacagagagagacagggctaacacagagagagacagggctaacacacagagagacagggctaacacacagagagagacagggctaacacagagagagagacagggctaacacagagagagacagggctaacacacagagagacagggctaacacacagagagacagggctaacacacagagagagacagggctaacacagagagagacagggctaacacacagagagacagggctaacacagagagagacagggctaacacacagagagacagggctaacacacagagagacagggctgacacagagagagacagggctaagacacagagagagacaggactaacacagagagagaaaagactaacacagagagagaaaagactaacacagagagacagggctaacacagagagagaaaagactaacacagagagacagggctaacacagagagacagggctaacacagagagacagggctaacacagagagaaacaggactaacacagagagaaacaggactaacacagagagaaacagggctaacacagagagaaacaggactAACACAGGTTGTTCCGTTGTagcctacaaccccattcagataaaacaGCTTCTCTGTTGGTTGTTCCTTGTAGCCTccaaccccattcagataaaacaGCTTCTCTGTTGGTTGTTCCTTGTagcctacaaccccattcagataaaacaGCCTCCCTGTTTGTTGTTCCTTGTAGCCTccaaccccattcagataaaacaGCCTCCCTGTTGGTTGCTTCTTGTagcctacaaccccattcagataaaacaGCCTCCCTGTTGGTTGTTCCTTGTagcctacaaccccattcagataaaacaGCTTCTCTGTTGGTTGTTCCTTGTAGCCTccaaccccattcagataaaacaGCTTCTCTGTTGGTTGTTCCTTGTagcctacaaccccattcagataaaacaGCCTCCCTGTTTGTTGTTCCGTTGTAGCCTccaaccccattcagataaaacaGCCTCCCTGTTGGTTGCTTCTTGTAGCCTccaaccccattcagataaaacaGCCTCCCTGTTGGTTGCTTCTTGTagcctacaaccccattcagataaaacaGCCTCCCTGTTTGTTGTTCCGTTGTAGCCTccaaccccattcagataaaacaGCCTCCCTGTTGGTTGCTTCTTGTagcctacaaccccattcagataaaacaGCCTCCCTGTTGGTTGTTCCTTGTagcctacaaccccattcagataaaacaGCCTCCCTGTTTGTTGTTCCATTGTAGcttacaaccccattcagataacTCTTACTTCCCTAATGTTATTCCATGTCCCTCCACTGTAGTTCTGCTGATCGGCCAACAGAAACAACAAGCTACAGGCCAGTTTAATAAAATGGGGCGCACCTTATTTAAAAACTACATTCAAAAAGGTTTAGCCTTCTATTGAATTTAGATTTGAAATGTCATGGGATATTTCACTGTATGTAACAATGTTATATTGGTATTTTAATTACATTTATAAAAAGACTTTTCATTGCTAAAATTGGCCTATAATTTGTTCTACAAAAATTAATACTCATAGCCTCCCAAAGTGTCCCAGTGGTCGAAGACACTGCCTGGTTCTAGTCCTggttctgtctcagtggtctaaggcacctcATCTCAGCGctagctgtgttgctacagatcctggttctagtcctggttctgtctcagtggtctaaggcacctcATCTCAGCGctagctgtgttgctacagatcctggttctagtcctggttctgtctcagtggtctaaggcacctcATCTCAGCGctagctgtgttgctacagatcctggttctagtcctggttctgtctcagtggtctaaggcacctcATCTCAGCGctagctgtgttgctacagatcctggttctagtcctggttctgtctcagtggtctaaggcacctcATCTCAGCGctagctgtgttgctacagatcctggttctagtcctggttctagtccaggctctgtctcagtggtctaagacactgcctCGCAGCGCTAGCTATgttactacagatcctggttccagtccaggctctgtcgcagccgggccgcgaccgggagacacacggggcacaattggcccagcgtcgtccggctgaggggagggtttggcaAGAAGGGATgttctctagcgactcctgtggcggacagggcgcaatgcacgctgacgtGGTCGCCAGGCTTCCTGTTTCCTGTTCACCTTCCGGGTTTGAGCGAGCATCGCGTCCTTTAGTTGGGGTTGTGTTTCGggaaggacgcacggctctcgaccttcgcctctcccgagtccgtacgggagtagcagcgatgggacaagactgtaactaccaatatgAATACTCACAAAGTATTGTAATATTAAATGTCTGTTGGGATATTGAATAACCGAGGCCCCATCCCTAGCCATCCCCTGTGAGTTGTCATCGAGGCCCGTCCCTACCTGTGAGTTGTCGTCGAGGCCCATCCCTACCTGTGAGTTGTCATCGAGGCCCGTCCCTACCTGTGAGTTGTCATCGAGGCCCATCCCTACCTGTGAGTTGTCGTCGAGGCCCATCCCTACCTGTGAGTTGTCGTCGAGGCCCATCCCTACCTGTGAGTTGTCGTCGAGGCCCGTCCCTACCTGTGAGTTGTCGTCGCAGGGTTCCAGTAGCATGCTGCTGTGAGCTGCGGAGGCTGAACTCTCTCTCCGAGGGAAGGCTGGGTTCTCCAGCAACATGTTACagatactggacacacacacacacacacacacacacacacacacacacacacacacacacacacacacacacacacacacacacacacacacacacacacacacacacacacacacacacacacagagagaatagtAAATAGCAGgatttttatattttagtcatttgcatttgagtcatttagcagacactcttatccagagcgacttacagtagtgaatacatacattttatacatgtttattttttttgtgctggccccccgtgggaatcgaacccacaaccctggtgttgcaaacaccatgctctaccaactgagctacagacacTCTTACCCAAAGCTACGTCACAGTCAGCTAACTCACTGCTTGTAAGAGATGGTCAGCGGTAGTCATGGAGATAGTTGTAGTTCTTTCAGGTCAGTGGTAGTCATGGAGATAGTTGTAGTTCTTTCAGGTCAGCGGTAGTCATGGAGATAGTTGTAGTTCTAACACATTGAGATCTCAGGTCAGTGGTAGTCATGGAGATAGTTGTAGTTCTAACACATTGAGGTCTTTCAGGTCAGTGGTAGTCATGGAGATAGTTGTAGTTCTTTCAGGTCAATTGTAGTTCTTTCAGGTCATTGGTAGTCATGGAGATAGTTGTAGTTCTTACACATTGAGGTCTTTCAGGTCATTGGTCTGGATGAGTTCTGCTACATAGTTCTCCTGGACATCAGGAAACAGATCcaactagagaggagaggagaggagagaacagaggagaggagaggagaggagaggagaggagaggagaggagaggagaggagaggagaggagaggagaggagaacagaggagaacagaggagaggagtggggagaacagaggagaggggagaacagaggagaggagagaacagaggagaggagagaacagaggagaggagagaacagaggagaggagaggagtggggagaacagaggagaggagagaacagaggagaggagagaacagaggagaggagagaacagaggagaggagagaacagaggagaggagaggagtgggggagaacagaggagaggggagaacagaggagaggagagaacagaggagaggagagaacagaggagaggagagaacagaggagaggagaggagtggggagaacagaggagaggagagaacagaggagaggagagaaacagaggagaggagagaacagaggagaggagaggagtggggagaacagaggagaggggagaacagaggagaggagagaacagaggagaggagagaacagaggagaggagagaacagaggagaggagaggagtggggagaacagaggagaggggagaacagaggagaggagagaacagaggagagaacagaggagaggagagaacagaggagagaacagaggagaggagagaacagaggagaggagagaacagaggagaggagagaacagaggagaggagagaacagaggagaggagaggagtggggagaacagagaggagaggagtggggagaacagaggagaggagagaacagaggagaggagagaacagaggagaggagaggagagaacagaggagaggagaggagagaacagaggagaggagagaacagaggagaggagagaacagaggagaggagagaacagaggagaggagaggagtggggagaacagaggagaggggagaacagaggagaggagagaacagaggagagaacagaggagaggagagaacagaggagaggagagaacagaggagaggagagaacagaggagaggagagaacagaggagaggagaggagtggggagaacagagaggagaggagtggggagaacagaggagaggggagaacagaggagaggggagaacagaggagaggagagaacagaggagaggagagaacagaggagaggagagaacagaggagaggagagaacagaggagaggagaggagtgggggagaacagaggagaggggagaacagaggagaggagagaacagaggagagaacagaggagaggagagaacagaggagaggagagaacagaggagaggagagaacagaggagaggagagaacagaggagaggagagaacagaggagaggagaggagtggggagaacagagaggagaggagtggggagaacagaggagaggagagaacagaggagaggagagaacagaggagaggagaggagagaacagaggagaggagagaacagaggagaggagagaacagaggagaggagagaacagaggagaggttaTAGACATACTAGATGTAACTATTCATTAGAAGTGAGGGTAACTATCAATAGAGAAGTGGTTGTGTTGTGTCTGGTACTGCTCACCACTCCTCTGACCAGTACTCTGACGTGGGGCTGCAGCTGAGGTCTCTCTGGTCCCTGGATTTCCTGTTGAACTGAGGGACCTGCCCTCTCCTCCGCTGCCCTGGGGACGACAGGGGCTacggggttagggtttaggggaaCAGCGAGAGCTGGGACGGCGAGGGGAGGTTCAGTAACTACCACCTGAGGACCAAGGGACAGCAGCGGGGCTCCTGGCTGGGGGTTGAGGCCCCCGAGAGTCTGGTTGCCCAGGGTGATGCGATGTCCTGTCTCCGCGGGGCCCAGACGCTCGGGGGCCGATGCTACCAGCACGGCGGGGGCCGGGACGCCGCAGGGGCCCCCAGGCCACCGTTGGGGAGCGACCTGGGGAACAAGTTGGGGACGAAGGGTTCTGGGTTGTTGCATCTGGAAAGCGCGGGTCAGGAGGAGAGCCTGGGGATCCGGGGGCGGCCGGGGCTGAGGCTGGTTGAGTGGTCCAGGGTGGAGCTGCTGTAAGGGGGATCGGGGCTGGGCATGGGGCTgaggaggtgcagggggctggatGTAAGGGAGCAAAACTAACTTGACCTCCTGCAGGACAGGCCTGGTGACGGGTTGGGGTCTGGTCTGGGTTGAGGTTGAGGTGGACGGGGCGgaggtgtctctgtctctgtactgtgAGGTGGACGGGGCGGCGGTGTCTCTGTACTGTGAGGTGGACGGGGCGgaggtgtctctgtctctgtactgtgAGGTGGACGGGGCGgaggtgtctctgtctctgtcctgtgagGTGGACGGGGCGgaggtgtctctgtctctgtcctgtgagGTGGACGGGGCGgaggtgtctctgtctctgtactgtgAGGTGGATGGGGCGGAGGTGTCTCTGTACTGTGAGGTGGATGGGGCGGAGGTGTCTCTGTACTGTGAGGTGGATGGGGCGGAGGTGTCTCTGTACTGTGAGGTGGATGGGGCGGAGGTGTCTCTGTACTGTGAGGTGGATGGGGCGGAGGTGTCTCTGTACTGTGAGGTGGATGGGGCGGAGGTGTCTCTGTACTGTGAGGTGGATGGGGCGGAGGTGTCTCTGTACTGTGAGGTGGATGGGGCGGAGGTGTCTCTGTACTGTGAGGTGGATGGGGCGgaggtgtctctgtctctgtactgtgaggtggatggggcggaggtgtctctgtctctgtactgtgAGGTGGATGGGGCGGAGGTGTCTCTGTACTGTGAGGTGGATGGGGCGgaggtgtctctgtctctgtactgtgaggtggatggggcggaggtgtctctgtctctgtactgtgaggtggatggggcggaggtgtctctgtctctgtactgtgAGGTGGACGGGGCGgaggtgtctctgtctctgtactgtgAGGTGGATGGGGCGGAGGTGTCTCTGTACTGTGAGGTGGATGGGGCGGAGGGGTCTCTGTACTGTGAGGTGGATGGGGCGGaggggtctctgtctctgtactgtgAGGTGGATGGGGCGGAGGGGTCTCTGTACTGTGAGGTGGACGGGCGgaggtgtctctgtctctgtactgtgAGGTGGATGGGGCGGAGGGTCTCTGTACTGTGACCTCGATGGAAAGGTTGCGGTCTGATGACCCTCAACCTCTTTTAGCTCTATGATTGGTCCATCGCCTTCAGAGGCCACACCCCACAGTGCTGCTGGACGAATCACACGTCGCCGTGCCGGATTCAGGGGctgcagagaaaaagagagtgcaaaggagagagagagagagagagagaacggctgGTTAGGACAGACACACAGTTAGAGagtctacagaccagacatgggTCACCTAGTCAGCTCCAAACCTGTCCCAAGTCTGGGTTAGAGGTCAAGGTAGGGATGCTAACCATTATTAACCGGTCAGCAGCTGAACACAGAGACTGGTAGGATGgtcacctgtcagacagcgagacagagaccgGTAGGATGGTAGTAtgctgtcatcatcatcatcatcgtcgtctGGCTGGTCAGACaccaggacagggtgagaggtcaggggttaaaggttacCTCTAGTATGctgacatcatcatcatcgtcgtcgTCAGGTTTGTCAGAAACCAGGACAGGGCCGTTTGGGTCCAGAGCGACCGGCTCCTCGTCAGAGTCATCCAATATGGTGATGAAGTTCCTCTTACGCACTCgaagacctacacacacacacacacacacacacacaccaaacacacacagttaACGGTAGCCTGTGTGTGCTCTTGCCTTGGCTTCAGAAACCCCTGCTTGTGCTGTTACCTTGGCTACGGTGGATGTTGAAGCTGACCAGGTGGATcacgtcgtcgtcgtcgtcggcGGCGGTTCTGTCCGCCATAGTCAATCACACTGCCCCGAGTGACACGCTGCTCGCAGACACACACTGACCGACGACACTCGACACcatcccccctacacacacacacacacacagggttaataCCTTATACTGCTCTGATAGACAAGACCCATTATATACCCCAACACACACGGAAGAGATGTCAAGGTGCAGGCAAAGTGTATGTGGGGTCAAGAAAAGGACTCACTGACT contains:
- the LOC123731750 gene encoding E3 ubiquitin-protein ligase RNF216, with translation MADRTAADDDDDVIHLVSFNIHRSQGLRVRKRNFITILDDSDEEPVALDPNGPVLVSDKPDDDDDDDVSILEPDDDDDDDDSILPSYRSLSRCLTVQRQRHLRPSTSQYRDPSAPSTSQYRDRDPSAPSTSQYRDPSAPSTSQYRDTSAPSTSQYRDRDTSAPSTSQYRDRDTSAPSTSQYRDRDTSAPSTSQYRDRDTSAPSTSQYRDTSAPSTSQYRDRDTSAPSTSQYRDRDTSAPSTSQYRDTSAPSTSQYRDTSAPSTSQYRDTSAPSTSQYRDTSAPSTSQYRDTSAPSTSQYRDTSAPSTSQYRDTSAPSTSQYRDTSAPSTSQYRDRDTSAPSTSQDRDRDTSAPSTSQDRDRDTSAPSTSQYRDRDTSAPSTSQYRDTAAPSTSQYRDRDTSAPSTSTSTQTRPQPVTRPVLQEVKLVLLPYIQPPAPPQPHAQPRSPLQQLHPGPLNQPQPRPPPDPQALLLTRAFQMQQPRTLRPQLVPQVAPQRWPGGPCGVPAPAVLVASAPERLGPAETGHRITLGNQTLGGLNPQPGAPLLSLGPQVVVTEPPLAVPALAVPLNPNPVAPVVPRAAEERAGPSVQQEIQGPERPQLQPHVRVLVRGVLDLFPDVQENYVAELIQTNDLKDLNVICNMLLENPAFPRRESSASAAHSSMLLEPCDDNSQSAEDLFDYGSLGQVGPEAAMQAADLLMGDFRMISCQDIKWSLNAMKGHYAITRKALCEAVKQFQDSESLEKRRRRRHTAERCYIDFKYQHGSLKLERRMYFLEKNRRGCRTYGAALDPSLQREITFYQQKAKEHAEHEDFLLALQVNEEEYEKDGQLIECGCCCGDFAFEKMTQCSDGHLFCKECLVKYAEEAVFGSGQSSLSCMEGGCPCSFPVCELEKVLPETVLCKYYERQAEEAVAATCADELVRCPSCNFPALLDKGVSLFSCPNPRCRKESCRKCRVQWKEHAGKSCDQVMERDEIRMRVAFEERMTAARVRKCVKCGTGLVKSEGCNRMWCRCGSYMCYLCREPISGYNHFCQHARSPGAPCRHCRKCSLWTDPTQDDERIIQEIQKEGEKELNKKNAETSGKRVGPPPEPVVVAKRPRAALPPQAVRAPLLVPPRVILPHRQPLAPRPYVPPLLHLPPLNYHPPLNQVNNNPNNIDINMPMHYGPPPRYYRHL